The Elaeis guineensis isolate ETL-2024a chromosome 11, EG11, whole genome shotgun sequence genomic interval TGacggacctacaaaagaagtccgcTAGTACCAAAAGTGGGGCTTCCGACGAGAAACCCTCTAATGATAAAATCAGCCGAAGCTTGAGCACAGATAGAGAAAGAGTATGAAACTTAGTGGTGATTCAGATTGGTTTACTAAAGCTTACATTTTACTTACTCCGGAGTTCCTTTATTTCATTTTTTATATAGAAGAGTGTCGAAGTTTATTATGCTTAGGCCATTAGACTTGAGCCTGTAGGTAGTTAGTCATGGATTTTTATTATGCCCACATGCCCATATTTCGAGAGTTTGTTAGGAGATTTCAATAGATTGTCCATGTGTCCCCATGAGTCGGTGGATTGGTGCCGGCTTGTGGTCGAGGGGCCATTTTGATTAGATCCATATCAACATGGACTGTGGGATTTTGCCTTTGGTAATTGGCAGAATCTTGACCCAAAGATCGGTGTTCGTTGTGGGTTTCATTCCTGTAAATGATGAGATGTCGATCCGGAGGTTAAAAGAATCCCGATCTAGGGCTGGCTAGAGGTTGATGCAGAGATTGGTGAGCATCCAAACATGTATAGTCATTTTACCTTAACTTTTTTTGATGGATCCGATGATGCCCATTCTCATTGGTCCGGGATTTCGAAAATGAGCCCTAAGATCCATAGCTGAGATGGCACGATCTTACAACAAGTAGgaattaaattttagataaattaGATCATTTTCATTTCacttcaaaatcaaaatcaaaataattttttttctaactaaaTAATTGAAATAGCAGCCATccatttttattttgattctcgACCCTAACTCTCCAAACCAAATGCCccttaatctaatatatatatatatatatataatatatatatatatatatatatatatatatatatatatatatatatataatgagaaaaaattatgaataattgaGACTATCCATGTAAGCAATCATTTCTTACCTATAAATGTCATACGGAAAAAATTAACATTCCATAGGCATGCATCTAAGCTCTTCTTTCAAataattcttaatttttaataaaaatattaaattaaaatattatattattaaaaaattattttaaatattatttatataaattaaataatatgattaaaatataaaatctatttataTGTACAATTAAAAATATGAATCAACACCAATATTCTGAatggataatatttttttgatttataaataattttttaataaaaaaattagctcCGGAACCCACATGCAACGCGCGGGTTTAAAACTAGTGTCACGATAATTAGGAAGAGTTGCAAGTATCAAGTAATGTAGAACATGGAAGTCTTATTCATCCGGGGGAGGTAGAACTTATCTCGAGACCACGGATGTACTACACTGGGAGTAATGCAGCACCACGTACCACGAAATGGACTGACACAATTCCCCCCACTTGTCTGAAACCATAAACTATAAAGCGACCGGACAAAATGGGCGATAGGAGTAAGGTACGATTTCACGTGGCTCTACCAGCGGCTACCGACGGAAACGAGGGCGTCCCCTTGGATGCTGCCTTGCTTTGGCGATGGACCAGTGATTTAACGAGGGAGGGGACGGACATTAAAGTCAATGATGCGAATAAAATTAATGATGCCTgatggaatgaaaaaaaaaaaaagttgatagAAATAATGATGCACAAAAACATAGATGATGAAATATTAGAATATACGTTAACGTTAATCTCAAGGAGAGTTGGGAGATTTGTATGGCCGGTAAAGGATTTGTATGGCCTCTAGATTCAGTGACAGAGGCAAGAGTGGGGAAGTTTCTCGGTGAATCTGGTTCGGATTATATTAGAGTTATATTACTTTTTAATGTCATCTAAACTGAACTGGTAGAGCATGGGCCAATATCAAGCTGTTCTTTTGGGAGTCTTTTAAAAACTAAGCATAGTTAAAAGAGTTTGATCTGGACCTGCACTTGATAGTTAAGAAAGACAACAGGAGAAAGTACCCATACACTGACCATATATGCAACCAATCATGGCCGTTGGATTCCTATAATGATGATTGAGATGCACTTTGATGAATAAACCAATAGAAACTCAGCCACTGTAGACAATATACATCGCTACAACAGTGCATGCAATGTAGATAATAATTTTcagaaaataaagataaaataaaagagttaaataaataatatttttatttttatcatattccTCGTGCCGTGATCTTAAATATATTCTAAATGATGGTGAACATTGCAATAACTCTTACCAATAGTATGACTTAATTTTCTCCTCTTTATCCTTTTATATATATGaatgtacgtatatatgtatgtatgtatgcaacatatgtatgtatgtttgttcatttgcatatatatatatatatatatatatatatatatatgtatgtttgtatgggTTCAGCTTTGCAATGATTGTGGCTTCTTTGTGATAACATTTATTAGAATAGGTGGTCCATAATTTACACTGATGGCATTTGTTTTCATATGTCCAATTTTTTGACGATGCCAGTTACAAGTTGCAGCACTGCATTCAATAAATTTGTCTAACTTGCACATTAAgaggaagaaacaaagaaaattaTTCCAAAGCTGCTATGTGATGAGGTTTCAACCTCAAAGCGAAAGTGATGGTCACTCTAGGATAAGGataaaatatccatgttcaccaACAATATGACTAGGAACCCAAAATTCTTCCTACCAATGCAAAATATGAAGTACCTAAAACTTCATTTGAAACTCTAAAGTGGTATTTAGTCAATACGAGTTTGCGAGCATTGAACATCTaatagattcttttttttttttttgattgaaacaCTCAATACATGTAGTGTGCCCCCTTGTTGTCTGGTTTTGTACTGCGCACAAACGTACATATTAATGATCTACTAATCACGGATGTTTGGAGTGTTTTAGAGACAACAACATCGATCGCAGCTTAAGCGTTTTCTGCTTGATGTGTCAAGTTGAATCATGTATTGGGCAGTCAATTTGTTAATTCTTATCCATCCACGGCTGCTTTAACCTTTAACTGTTTCCTTCATGGACCTTAGAGACCTCAAGTGGCGTAGATAAAAAGCATCTCCTTGGGCTAGGCAGGTCGCTCGTGACGCTATCCAAGGATACAGTACTTACCGCTGTGTCCATTGGTAAAGGTTTTTCTGCGATGCTACtgctattattatttttttaaaaaattatacagatatttcttaaactttttataatctatatttatatcctaaatattttaacttttataaattttaaaaattataattatttggaGTATGATTTAAATATTCATCCGTGCTCCAACGTGGTTAACAATAAATACGAAATAACTAATTTAGTCTTCAATTTTCGGCTCTATGAAAAAGCTCCTCTTCCAATCCAACTAATAAAGATatcgattaaattttatatctaaatttatcttccaTGATAatcatatattcaaaaattttggagaagatagatggCTAGATCAgcaattaaaatctaaattttagaatttagctgaaaaattaaaatttttgaaatataaatataaatcactTGTAAAGTTAAAAAGCTATGCaggtttttctaatttttattatcgaaAAGAGATTTACTCATCTTTGGATCCGGAGCTATCGCATAGTAAATAGTGAAAATGATAATAATTATAGCCAGTTGGTTGTACTAATTATAATTTATAATGTACAGGATAAGTATACATGCATACTTATATAGtggaaaattaattttaaaacaaATAAAAAGGTAAAAGAACGAGAGAAAAGGGCCCTTACGGTCAACATCCATCCCAATAACGTTCCTCAAAATGATACACAAAAGACAAAATGGACGCAAGTCCTTTTGAGAAGCTTTGGTGCAACGGAAACGGAGAAGAACAGACCAACACAAATCAAGAAAGTACATCAAGATAGCACaatagaaggaagaagaaaacaagAGCCAGAAAAAACCCTTGGGAAAATAAGAAGAAGTAACAACAGAAGAACTCAGTAATCAGTGGTGGGGAGCTGCTCGTGGGTGTGGGAGATGAAGAAGAACTCATAGACGAGCCCGGCGAGGCCACCGCCGATGAGCGGGCCACCCCAGTAGACCCAGTGGTCGTCCCATGACCAGCTCACCAGTGCCGGTCCGAACGACACCGCTGGGTTCATCGACGCCCCGTCGAAGGCCCCGCCCACGAGGATGTTGGCCCCCACGATGAAACCGATCGCGATCGGTGCAATCGTCCCAAGGCTCCCCCTCTTGGGGTCCACCGCGGTGGCGTACACGGTGTAGACGAGGCCGAAGGTCATGACGATCTCGAGGACGAAAGCCTCCCACACGGTGACGCCGGTGAGGCCGAACGTGCCGGTGGCGAGGCCGCCGGTGCAGAAGCGGAGCAGCAGGCAGGCAGCGGTGGAGCCCAGGAGCTGAGCGATCCAGTAGAGGATGCCTCTCAGCAACGTGATGTTCCCGCCGATGAAGGCGCCGAAGGTCACCGCCGGGTTGACGTGCCCGCCGGAGATGTTGGCTCCCACCGACACCGCCACGAACAGTCCGAAGGCGTGAGCCAGCGACGCTGCTACCAGGCCAGCCGGCGTCGTGGAACCGCCACCGGTAAGCTTACCTGCGGAAGTCGACAGAACATGAAATAAAAACCAATTTATTTAAAACAGGGATGGGGGAAGATATCATACTGAAAGCCATGCCGGAGCCCTGGCCGGCGAAGACGAAAATGAGGGTCGAGATGAACTCGGCGAATGCGGCCTTGAGGGCGCTCGGGTGAGTCGCCTCGTCCCGAGTCCCGATCGCTATCCGAGAAAtcggcatttttttttttaaacttctcCGCTCTAGAGCTCGCTCTTAGCTTCTCGTTCTCTCTGTGGGGGGAGAGGGGTGGGAATTAAGGGGGTTTATATGGTGGGAGGGAGGGGGAAGACGGGGAGTAGCCGGTTTGTCGGTATGGCAGTGATGATTAGAAAGGAAAGGggctatatatttttttgtggaaaataaataaaatgatgggGCTTTGTGCAAACTCCCTCTTTATTGTATTCGTTACAGCTCAGCTTCGTCCGTCCGTGAGCCAGCGTTGCGCCACGTTGCACGGCGTGATTGGGAGAGTTCTGGGGTGAGCTTAGCTGTCAGTTTTGCTGATGCGACCAGTTACAGCTGTACAGATGGGTGTTCTCCGGTAATGATTCAACGCACAGGATAAAGTATGTGCGTCCGACTTTATTTGGTATCCAAATATGCATAAAAATTCGAGGATTATATTAATATGCATttccatattatatttataaaaaaataatatgaatacgaataaaatatttgattatatttataatcttatttgattttatataatatgttataaatttgatttattatttatttaataatatttttgattctataaatataaaatttaattatctaaattataattatatttatattcatattataatattttatctgttcaaaataaatatgaatataaacttTTATAactcaaaaaaaatcatatctatATCGTATTCGTTaagtaaatatatatgaatacaGCTATATTAGTATTCCATATATATccgatttttatatttaatctgtGGAGGGGAAAGCCATGGAGGCTTACTTTCCGTGGGTGACTGGGGCTGCCCGGTTTTTCAGGATAATATTAAGCTCGTTTCTGGAAGACTCCATGGAAGGATTAgactaaaatttaaaaaactgtGAGCCTGTAATTGTTTGTCGTCATAATTTATTCAGTAAGCAATCATATCCACAACCTCGGTACGTAATTTATTTAGTATTTTCTAACTTTATAATAAAGTGCCTTTTGTTTGCTTCTTAACCTACGCATTGCactttctctcctttcttttcttttcttttttcatccCAAATCACGTGACCCCTAGAAAGGAGAGCGATAAAAACTTCGCACCtgtgattattttaaaataatcacaGGTGATTATTTTGCCGAACCTGTGATTGTTTTTAAAATTTGCTATCCTATGCGAATATCTTAGATCTTCGATGTGATTTATCCGAGTGAAATATTTATGCAAATAAAATATAAGCCTTTGCATTTGATTGGTCCTTTGAATTCAAGCAGGGACATTTTTTAAGTCACCGATCCAATCAATcatttgttttttctttctatagtttttccaaaaataatttctttcataagatatttctgtCTTGGCAATCATCATATATTCACGGGAATGTTTCTATTTTTTGCTTGATAACATAGAAAATTGttttatctaaatatataattaaattagccTATTGACTCTTAGAAtttaattagaaaaatttttttaagtcagaATTTAATTAGGAAAATTTGTTTAAGGAAATTTTTTTTAAGCCATCCCTCCAAAAAACTAAAATTGTTGTTAATTATTTCTACACTTTAATAGAATAAGATTGTCTCGAAAGGCCAAGCATTTGAATTCAATtcggattaaaaaatatttataaaagatTGAACTTAAAATTTATTGGATATTTACTTACTACCTAATCATCATGacaatattaatttttgatataaaatcatgacttattatatttatttaaaatttttcatgttataaatattttcatttcaaatatatagaatattttttaatattttatattatatattttatttaagttagATTGATGATCTAAATCCTTAGTTTAATAGATCATCATGAAAGATTTTAgcaattatattttaaactattACATGATTTTGATATATTACTTCTAATATTGATGGTACATctcatagtaaaaattatttttttctaattgttAAACTATTTTAAGTCATATCACTTATTCAttaaataaatcagatcaaattaagttgaaaataaatatttgatccatccaaaaattttagctaaatataaaatatataatcaattttattaaattaaatctcAATaggatatatgaatttttatagtttaatatatttaaaaaatctatcaagtttctaatcaaaatcatataatattagctacatcttatcaTTCTCTAATCTTACTCTAATTCTCATGATGATTGACTTTATTTTAACAATATACTAAGTACAAAGTTAAGATTCACATCTTATTTTAGTGATTCATATatgtattatttaaatattattataattaatatttttattaatgatatcATTATTTCGTCATACTATGTAAGATTATGGTACTAACATAATAATTGGTACTAAAGATAGATTTTTAATGACCACTCCATGATTTCGtcattaatattatatatctatagtgaatatttaaaaaaatcatcataaaagaatatacttttgtgatgaattataaaatcatcattaatatattaaacaatattcgctcattaaaagatatatacatatagtgactatttttaaaatcatcattaaagacataagttttaataataaattataaaattattattagtgaTTTGACCAACATGATGTTGATACTAAAATTATGAtaacataatatattatcattaaaaatataga includes:
- the LOC105053632 gene encoding probable aquaporin TIP1-1 translates to MPISRIAIGTRDEATHPSALKAAFAEFISTLIFVFAGQGSGMAFSKLTGGGSTTPAGLVAASLAHAFGLFVAVSVGANISGGHVNPAVTFGAFIGGNITLLRGILYWIAQLLGSTAACLLLRFCTGGLATGTFGLTGVTVWEAFVLEIVMTFGLVYTVYATAVDPKRGSLGTIAPIAIGFIVGANILVGGAFDGASMNPAVSFGPALVSWSWDDHWVYWGGPLIGGGLAGLVYEFFFISHTHEQLPTTDY